Proteins co-encoded in one Nonlabens agnitus genomic window:
- a CDS encoding SulP family inorganic anion transporter — MKLFSHIKGDLFGGLTAGIVALPLALAFGVQSGLGAVAGLYGAIFIGFFASLFGGTNTQISGPTAPMTAVSMVVIAGILQLNEGSIENALPAILAVFLMAGIFQVSLGALKLGKYIKYIPYPVVSGFMTGIGVIILITQILPAIGYNAGADEAYVRTFEPVAQESILNGILADEVDEDVLVIDDFQSAIARAQNITDEEIAAEAKSMAQSSSKGVIGTIKTLPRAIQNINWTELITALVTIVIIFGFKKITTAIPSTLIALLGVSGAVYFLNVDAMKLGEIPSGFPMPNFEIITGFSFAEVSPYILTALTLSLLGAIDSLLTSVVADNMTKTQHNPNQELIGQGIGNSIASLFGGIPGAGATIRTVVNINSGGKTKLSGMIAAVLLLIIVVALGSFASEIPNAVLAGILITVGIGVMDYKGLKALRSIPKSDVIIMFIVLILTVTWDLVYAVGIGLVIASLIFMKKMGDANAAKSKIKTLSRKDEYTNEDYSLVPLDLREEVFIKELDGPLFFGSTKDFQAMSQIIPPKATHVIIRMEKVPFMDQSGLFAFEDVSQALIKQGVTPLLAGLKEQPRYRLEAIDIIPDLISNDHVFDTYEECVGWVSQNVADTVGPDEV, encoded by the coding sequence ATGAAGCTATTTAGTCACATTAAAGGAGATCTTTTTGGAGGTCTTACCGCAGGTATTGTCGCATTACCGCTGGCGCTTGCCTTTGGGGTTCAATCTGGATTGGGAGCTGTTGCAGGACTATACGGCGCTATATTCATTGGATTCTTCGCATCATTATTTGGTGGCACGAACACGCAGATTTCTGGGCCTACAGCGCCCATGACTGCCGTAAGTATGGTGGTTATTGCGGGAATACTACAATTGAACGAAGGCAGTATTGAGAATGCCTTACCAGCAATACTTGCCGTCTTTCTTATGGCAGGAATTTTCCAGGTAAGTTTGGGAGCGCTCAAGTTGGGTAAATACATCAAATACATTCCATATCCAGTGGTTTCTGGATTTATGACAGGAATAGGTGTGATCATCTTGATTACCCAAATTCTGCCAGCCATAGGTTATAATGCAGGAGCAGATGAAGCATACGTGAGAACCTTTGAGCCTGTCGCTCAAGAATCCATTCTCAATGGTATTCTAGCAGATGAGGTCGATGAGGACGTACTCGTCATCGATGACTTTCAATCGGCAATTGCACGTGCCCAAAATATCACCGATGAGGAAATAGCTGCCGAAGCCAAATCCATGGCCCAAAGCTCCAGTAAAGGCGTTATAGGTACTATTAAAACCTTACCGCGAGCGATACAAAATATCAACTGGACAGAGTTAATCACTGCGCTCGTTACCATCGTGATCATTTTTGGATTCAAGAAAATCACTACCGCCATTCCGTCTACTTTAATAGCCTTGTTGGGTGTTTCTGGAGCCGTGTACTTTTTAAATGTGGACGCGATGAAATTGGGTGAGATTCCGTCAGGTTTTCCCATGCCCAATTTTGAGATCATCACGGGTTTTAGTTTTGCAGAGGTTTCACCCTATATTCTCACCGCACTAACGCTTTCCCTATTGGGCGCCATAGATTCTTTGCTTACCAGCGTTGTTGCAGACAACATGACCAAAACCCAACACAACCCCAATCAGGAATTGATAGGTCAAGGAATAGGGAACAGTATCGCATCGCTTTTTGGAGGTATTCCAGGCGCTGGTGCCACGATTAGGACCGTAGTCAATATCAATTCTGGTGGTAAGACCAAACTATCGGGAATGATCGCCGCCGTTTTATTGCTCATTATTGTGGTCGCTTTAGGCAGTTTTGCCAGTGAGATTCCCAATGCAGTTCTAGCAGGAATATTGATTACCGTTGGTATAGGCGTGATGGATTACAAAGGTTTGAAAGCGTTGAGATCCATCCCTAAAAGCGACGTCATCATCATGTTTATCGTGCTTATTTTGACCGTTACTTGGGATCTGGTTTATGCCGTTGGAATAGGACTGGTCATTGCCAGTTTAATTTTCATGAAAAAAATGGGAGACGCAAATGCTGCAAAAAGTAAAATAAAAACGCTTTCGCGAAAGGATGAATACACTAACGAGGATTACTCCTTAGTACCATTGGACCTACGCGAAGAGGTGTTTATCAAAGAGCTGGATGGGCCATTATTTTTTGGATCTACCAAAGACTTTCAGGCCATGTCACAAATCATTCCGCCCAAAGCCACGCACGTGATCATAAGGATGGAGAAAGTACCTTTCATGGATCAATCAGGATTGTTTGCGTTTGAAGATGTCTCACAGGCATTGATCAAGCAAGGTGTTACGCCTTTACTTGCTGGTTTGAAGGAACAACCACGCTACCGACTGGAGGCTATTGACATCATACCAGATTTGATTAGCAATGATCATGTATTTGACACCTATGAAGAATGTGTAGGTTGGGTGTCGCAAAACGTTGCAGATACGGTTGGACCTGATGAGGTTTGA
- a CDS encoding CvpA family protein, giving the protein MNWLDIALLIFLLVGFWKGYLNGFFVELTSLVALVAAIYGSIHFSNYAGDWLMSHTEWDDSTITIVSFIITFVVIILVVTYVGKLVTKLVKTVQLSFLNKIAGGAFGLVKLAFIASVILMFVNSAAGEIQIIDREVKEESLVYPYVEPVAPYLLPKILEQADELDRKIRGEEKEWRTQRDTVQPDTIY; this is encoded by the coding sequence ATGAATTGGTTAGACATTGCATTATTGATATTTCTATTGGTTGGATTCTGGAAAGGATACCTCAACGGCTTTTTTGTAGAATTGACCTCGCTGGTCGCTCTTGTAGCAGCCATTTACGGGTCCATTCACTTTTCTAATTATGCAGGCGACTGGCTCATGTCCCATACGGAATGGGATGATTCTACCATCACCATCGTGAGTTTTATCATCACGTTTGTGGTGATCATTCTGGTTGTGACCTATGTTGGTAAGCTGGTGACCAAGCTGGTCAAAACCGTCCAGCTCAGCTTTCTGAATAAGATTGCTGGTGGCGCATTTGGGCTGGTAAAACTAGCCTTTATCGCCAGCGTGATTTTGATGTTTGTCAACAGCGCTGCCGGTGAGATCCAAATCATCGACCGCGAGGTCAAGGAAGAAAGCCTAGTATATCCTTATGTTGAACCAGTGGCGCCGTATTTACTTCCTAAAATTCTAGAACAAGCTGACGAACTGGATCGTAAGATACGCGGTGAAGAAAAGGAATGGCGCACTCAACGAGATACCGTGCAGCCTGATACAATTTATTAA
- the hemC gene encoding hydroxymethylbilane synthase — MTKQIRIGTRDSELAMWQARTVQNELESRGHQTLLVPVKSQGDLNLDEPLYEMGITGIFTKTLDVALVKGEIDIAVHSLKDVPTQLPKGMIQAAVLERADQRDILVYKSTFNPDDHMTIATGSLRRKSQWLNMYPLHKVVDLRGNVNTRLAKLQNNTDWHAAIFAKAGLERINILKNLRGSYSLEYSHLDSFIPAPAQGAMMVAAMKENTDVVDAVAQLNHLDTQKCVDVERFFLRRLEGGCTAPIGAYAVIKQGRLHFTGCLLSLDGKQRIQTTGISESLDWHDLEEFAFAKAEHILNNGGLKLMADIKESLK, encoded by the coding sequence ATGACTAAACAGATACGCATAGGAACTCGCGATAGCGAGCTGGCCATGTGGCAAGCGCGCACGGTTCAAAACGAATTGGAATCACGAGGACATCAAACCCTACTTGTTCCCGTAAAATCCCAAGGTGACCTCAATCTGGACGAGCCGCTGTACGAGATGGGAATTACAGGCATCTTTACCAAAACACTGGATGTTGCTCTTGTTAAAGGTGAGATCGACATTGCCGTTCACAGTCTTAAGGACGTGCCTACACAGCTGCCCAAAGGCATGATCCAGGCAGCGGTCCTGGAACGCGCTGACCAGCGCGATATCTTGGTTTATAAATCGACCTTCAATCCTGACGATCACATGACGATCGCAACGGGTAGTTTGCGCCGCAAGTCACAGTGGCTCAACATGTATCCTTTGCACAAGGTGGTGGATTTGCGCGGTAATGTGAACACTAGGCTTGCAAAACTTCAAAACAATACCGACTGGCATGCTGCTATATTTGCCAAAGCTGGTCTGGAACGCATCAATATCCTCAAGAATTTGCGCGGTTCCTATAGTCTAGAATATTCACATCTAGATAGTTTTATCCCAGCACCAGCGCAAGGTGCCATGATGGTAGCCGCGATGAAGGAAAACACAGATGTGGTAGATGCCGTGGCACAGCTCAACCATCTCGACACTCAAAAATGTGTGGATGTAGAGCGATTCTTTTTACGCCGTCTGGAAGGCGGTTGTACGGCGCCCATAGGTGCATATGCGGTCATTAAACAAGGTAGATTGCATTTCACGGGCTGTTTGTTGTCGCTTGATGGAAAACAACGCATTCAGACTACCGGTATTTCAGAAAGCTTGGACTGGCACGATTTGGAAGAGTTCGCTTTCGCGAAAGCGGAACACATCCTCAACAATGGTGGTTTGAAGTTGATGGCAGATATTAAGGAGAGTTTGAAGTAA
- the hemA gene encoding glutamyl-tRNA reductase translates to MPQVSGKSYKFYAIGISYRKADAEMRGSFALSDTGISNLLEQAKEEKIPSLAVISTCNRTELYGFAQHPNDLIQLLCAHSHGTMEEFEQVAYIHEEEAAIQHLFQVGTGLDSQILGDFEIIGQLKMTFKKSKKLGLLNAYMERLINAVIQASKRIKTETQLSSGATSVSFASVQYILNEVERAQEKKILLFGTGKIGRNTCENLIKHTQNKQITLINRTKDRAERIAGKFDLVVRDYAQLEEEIAGTDIMIVATGAQNPTVSKNLIVTNRPLLLLDLSIPRNVDPDVSELENVTLIHLDELSQITESTLQNREHFIPQAQEIIAEITAEFDAWRESRKFAPTMFALKNKLSLLKEAEIKSNRTKIDNFNQEQADVLADRIIQKIAGHFANHLRDEDENTQQAIELLNKVFKLDAQTIAHD, encoded by the coding sequence ATGCCGCAAGTTTCGGGAAAATCTTATAAGTTCTATGCCATAGGCATCAGTTATCGCAAAGCCGATGCTGAGATGCGTGGTTCGTTCGCATTGAGCGATACCGGCATATCCAACTTATTGGAGCAGGCAAAAGAAGAAAAAATCCCATCACTTGCTGTCATTTCTACCTGTAACCGTACAGAGCTATATGGGTTTGCCCAGCATCCCAATGATTTGATTCAGTTACTTTGTGCCCATTCCCATGGAACCATGGAAGAGTTTGAGCAAGTAGCCTACATTCATGAAGAAGAAGCTGCAATCCAGCATCTATTTCAAGTAGGAACAGGTCTAGACAGTCAGATCTTAGGTGATTTTGAAATCATTGGACAGCTTAAGATGACTTTTAAAAAGTCCAAAAAATTGGGCTTGCTCAACGCCTATATGGAGCGTTTGATCAATGCGGTGATACAGGCCAGCAAACGCATCAAAACCGAAACCCAATTAAGCAGTGGCGCGACATCGGTTTCCTTTGCCAGCGTTCAATATATTTTGAATGAGGTAGAGCGCGCTCAAGAGAAGAAGATTTTGCTTTTTGGAACAGGAAAAATAGGTCGCAATACCTGTGAGAATCTGATCAAACACACGCAAAACAAACAAATCACACTAATCAATCGTACCAAAGATCGCGCAGAGCGCATCGCTGGTAAGTTTGACCTGGTCGTGCGAGATTATGCACAATTGGAAGAAGAAATCGCAGGAACTGATATTATGATTGTCGCTACTGGCGCACAAAACCCTACGGTTTCTAAAAATCTTATTGTTACCAATAGGCCTTTATTGCTATTGGATCTTTCCATACCACGCAATGTAGATCCTGATGTAAGCGAACTGGAAAATGTGACGCTTATTCATCTGGACGAGCTTTCTCAAATCACCGAAAGCACACTCCAAAACCGAGAGCATTTTATACCACAAGCGCAAGAAATCATTGCAGAGATCACGGCAGAGTTTGACGCCTGGCGCGAGTCTCGCAAGTTTGCGCCTACCATGTTTGCCCTCAAGAATAAACTGTCCTTACTCAAAGAGGCAGAAATCAAGAGCAACCGCACCAAAATTGACAACTTCAATCAAGAACAAGCCGATGTTCTTGCAGATCGTATCATTCAGAAAATTGCAGGTCATTTTGCTAACCATTTGCGCGATGAAGATGAAAACACACAGCAAGCCATTGAATTGCTCAACAAAGTCTTCAAACTAGACGCACAGACCATTGCGCATGACTAA
- a CDS encoding helix-turn-helix transcriptional regulator, whose product MKNTAKGAAEVTHIEDGFQVVRIKNETIENVRFEHAVDRTFIQFHFCLKGNVQLAFNEGSYQLPLLEQNSYLLYNPTRDLPVNIDVSTNSWVIVVLVSIKKFHSLFSPDADHVSFLSTENRDKKYYVDGKVSPSMAVALHQLMNYNLNDAIKRLYFKGKSYELLSLYFNTKDDPDTESCPFLVDEKNMAKIKMAKDIIIERMTDPPSLSDLALEIGLSLKKLKEGFKEVYGDTVYGFLLDHKLEYARQLLDSGQHNVNEVGLKVGYSTGSHFISAFKKKYGTTPKKYVTAD is encoded by the coding sequence ATGAAAAATACCGCTAAAGGAGCTGCAGAAGTAACGCATATTGAAGATGGGTTTCAAGTGGTGCGCATCAAGAATGAAACCATTGAAAATGTGAGGTTTGAGCATGCCGTGGACCGTACTTTTATACAGTTTCACTTCTGTTTGAAAGGTAACGTCCAGCTGGCTTTTAACGAGGGCAGCTATCAATTGCCACTTTTAGAACAAAACTCTTATTTGTTGTACAATCCTACCAGGGATTTGCCAGTAAACATCGATGTATCGACCAATAGCTGGGTAATCGTTGTGCTGGTTTCCATCAAAAAATTTCACTCGTTGTTCTCGCCAGATGCAGATCACGTGAGCTTTTTAAGTACAGAAAATAGGGACAAAAAATATTATGTGGATGGAAAGGTATCACCATCTATGGCTGTGGCGCTACACCAATTGATGAATTATAATTTGAACGACGCGATCAAGCGTTTGTATTTTAAGGGAAAATCCTATGAATTGCTTTCGCTGTATTTCAATACTAAAGATGATCCAGATACAGAGTCCTGCCCATTTCTAGTCGATGAAAAAAACATGGCCAAAATCAAGATGGCCAAAGACATCATCATCGAGCGCATGACAGATCCACCATCACTATCAGACCTGGCACTGGAAATAGGTTTGTCGCTCAAGAAACTTAAAGAAGGTTTCAAGGAAGTGTACGGTGACACGGTTTATGGATTTTTGCTGGATCATAAACTGGAATATGCACGCCAGTTGCTGGACAGCGGTCAGCACAATGTCAATGAAGTTGGTCTAAAGGTAGGATACAGTACCGGCAGCCATTTTATTAGTGCCTTTAAAAAGAAATATGGAACGACGCCTAAGAAATATGTGACGGCGGATTGA
- a CDS encoding ATP-binding cassette domain-containing protein yields the protein MDKHTLYIKNLQLSYGRKTILDQIDFKLKTGDIHGLLGLNGAGKSSLMQSLSGSNKKADYHAFVDEHSVDLTQQHLQHVAYLPQDPFVIKGVKVTDVVQFWYPDHENQDKILYEPMLHSMHHKKVGILSMGERRFLEFLLVFYLPHPFLMLDEPFSGLAPLQIQRVQELIKEKGSQKGILISDHYYKNILQITSHNWMLRHGKLSLIKTDEVDKVYRKK from the coding sequence ATGGATAAGCATACACTTTATATCAAAAACCTTCAACTTTCCTACGGTCGCAAAACGATTCTAGACCAGATCGATTTCAAATTAAAAACCGGTGACATCCATGGCTTGTTGGGTTTAAATGGTGCTGGAAAGTCTTCGCTCATGCAAAGCCTCTCTGGCAGTAACAAAAAAGCAGATTACCATGCGTTTGTTGACGAGCACTCGGTTGATTTGACCCAACAGCATCTGCAGCATGTAGCTTATTTACCGCAGGATCCGTTTGTGATAAAAGGAGTCAAGGTGACAGATGTAGTTCAATTTTGGTATCCAGATCACGAAAATCAAGACAAGATCCTCTACGAGCCCATGTTGCATTCCATGCACCACAAAAAAGTGGGTATTCTTTCCATGGGCGAGCGCCGCTTTTTAGAGTTTTTATTGGTGTTCTATTTGCCGCATCCATTCCTGATGCTGGACGAGCCGTTTTCTGGACTAGCACCTTTACAAATCCAGCGCGTGCAAGAACTCATCAAAGAAAAAGGATCCCAAAAAGGAATCCTTATATCTGATCATTACTATAAAAACATTCTACAAATCACCTCACACAACTGGATGTTACGGCATGGGAAATTATCCTTGATAAAGACAGATGAGGTTGACAAGGTTTACCGCAAGAAATAA
- a CDS encoding histone deacetylase family protein: MLPIAFHPIYKHPLPEGHRFPMIKYELLPEQLKLEGIATEADFFEPSKLCEDVDVLRVHTADYLDDLKNLTLDKRAARKLGFPLSKELVSRELRIAQGTIEGCLKAIDHKVAMNIAGGTHHAYTDHGEAFCLLNDQAIAARYLQHHGHAEKILIVDLDVHQGNGTAEIFTGDDSVFTFSMHGASNYPFKKETSDLDIALPDGTNDEAFLKELRHHLPDLIAQQKPDFIFYLAGVDVLSTDKLGRLGLTPQGCKMRDEYSFSAFAKANHISKPFIPVQCSMGGGYSPEIKIIIDAHTNTYRAARDILL, encoded by the coding sequence ATGCTTCCTATCGCATTTCATCCTATTTATAAGCATCCGTTACCAGAAGGGCATCGATTCCCCATGATCAAATATGAATTGCTGCCAGAGCAATTAAAATTAGAAGGTATTGCAACAGAAGCCGATTTTTTTGAACCCAGCAAGTTGTGCGAGGATGTTGATGTCCTACGGGTTCACACGGCTGATTACCTGGACGACCTTAAAAACTTGACGCTGGACAAGCGTGCCGCGCGCAAACTGGGCTTTCCTTTAAGTAAAGAATTGGTCAGTAGAGAATTGCGCATCGCTCAAGGCACTATTGAAGGCTGTCTCAAAGCTATCGACCACAAGGTCGCCATGAATATTGCTGGTGGCACGCACCATGCCTATACAGATCATGGTGAGGCGTTTTGCCTGCTCAACGATCAAGCCATTGCTGCAAGGTATTTACAACACCATGGACATGCTGAAAAGATTTTGATCGTGGATCTGGACGTACATCAAGGAAATGGAACGGCAGAAATCTTTACCGGCGACGACAGCGTGTTCACTTTTTCCATGCATGGCGCGAGCAACTATCCGTTTAAAAAGGAAACTTCAGATCTGGATATCGCCTTGCCTGATGGTACCAATGACGAGGCTTTCCTGAAAGAGTTACGCCACCATCTACCAGATTTGATTGCACAACAAAAACCTGACTTTATCTTCTACCTCGCTGGCGTTGATGTGTTGAGCACTGATAAACTGGGCAGATTGGGCCTGACACCTCAAGGTTGTAAGATGCGCGATGAGTATAGTTTTTCCGCTTTCGCGAAAGCGAACCACATTTCAAAACCCTTCATACCAGTACAATGCAGTATGGGCGGAGGCTACTCACCAGAAATCAAGATCATCATAGACGCACACACTAATACCTATCGCGCTGCACGAGATATTCTATTGTAA
- the hflX gene encoding GTPase HflX, which produces MLETDNHEYEKAILIGVITQSQDEEKLNEYMDELEFLAYTAGATVRKRFSQKMAKPNPKTFIGTGKMEEIQAYVKAHDIDTVIFDDELSPAQQRNIEKALEAKIIDRTYLILDIFAQRAQTSYARTQVELAQYEYLLPRLVGLWTHLERQKGGIGMRGPGETEIETDRRIVRDRITLLKAKLIKIDKQMATQRGNRGQLVRVALVGYTNVGKSTLMNVVSKSDVFAENKLFATLDTTVRKVVVGNLPFLLTDTVGFIRKLPTQLVESFKSTLDEVRESDLLLHVVDISHESFEDHIASVNKILDEIDAIDKPTIMVFNKIDKYQPEDYDEADLMVERTSVHYSLEEWKNTWMSRTGDDVIFISAIEKENMEQFRKKVYDKVREIHVSRFPYNAFLYPDIMGEEE; this is translated from the coding sequence ATGCTAGAAACTGATAATCACGAATACGAAAAAGCCATTCTCATAGGTGTGATCACGCAATCACAAGATGAGGAAAAGCTCAATGAATATATGGACGAGCTGGAGTTCCTTGCCTATACGGCAGGTGCGACGGTGCGTAAACGATTTAGCCAGAAAATGGCAAAGCCCAATCCTAAGACCTTTATTGGGACTGGAAAAATGGAAGAGATACAAGCCTATGTCAAGGCCCACGATATAGATACCGTCATCTTTGATGATGAACTATCGCCGGCTCAACAACGCAATATTGAAAAAGCACTGGAGGCAAAAATCATTGATCGAACCTATTTGATCCTGGACATATTTGCCCAACGCGCACAAACCAGTTATGCACGTACTCAAGTGGAGCTGGCTCAATATGAATACCTTTTACCTAGACTTGTGGGATTATGGACTCACCTTGAAAGACAAAAAGGTGGTATAGGTATGCGTGGTCCAGGTGAGACAGAAATTGAAACAGATAGACGTATCGTAAGGGACCGAATCACTTTACTCAAAGCAAAGCTGATTAAGATTGACAAGCAAATGGCCACTCAACGCGGTAATCGCGGTCAACTGGTGCGTGTTGCCTTAGTAGGATATACCAACGTTGGTAAAAGCACATTGATGAATGTGGTATCAAAAAGCGATGTTTTTGCCGAAAACAAGCTGTTTGCAACGCTGGATACCACCGTGAGAAAAGTGGTAGTCGGGAATTTACCTTTTCTGTTAACAGACACGGTTGGGTTTATACGCAAACTACCTACACAGCTGGTAGAGTCCTTTAAATCAACTCTAGATGAGGTAAGAGAGTCTGACTTACTGTTGCATGTGGTTGATATCTCACACGAGTCCTTTGAAGATCACATAGCGTCAGTGAATAAAATTTTGGATGAGATTGATGCCATTGATAAGCCTACGATTATGGTGTTCAACAAAATCGATAAATACCAACCAGAAGATTATGATGAAGCTGATCTTATGGTAGAGCGCACCTCAGTTCATTATTCTTTGGAAGAATGGAAAAACACCTGGATGTCGAGAACTGGCGACGATGTGATTTTTATAAGCGCTATCGAGAAGGAGAATATGGAGCAGTTTCGGAAGAAGGTGTATGATAAAGTGAGAGAAATACACGTTTCTCGATTCCCATACAATGCTTTTCTATATCCCGATATTATGGGAGAAGAAGAGTAA
- a CDS encoding AsmA family protein has protein sequence MKKTLLYVFIGLLTVVVGGYFYANYLVKSKLESFLAEQLSPELDFQYGDLYMSTFTGTISIKDINVELSNQTDTLVHTRATVDKLSLSGFGYWKFFVKDQIQFERINIDRNNIVYFKDKFKSTAQIDTIKANPLATLDKSVLIENVDIGATSFTIYDSSKDSVVLHVAKAAFAARDVRTDGKTIRKRIPVTYEDVHLESDSLFLKISPFETLSVGHMSLTQEDITIDRLSIKPKFSKTQYKRLIDKERDYTVLDVPVVELLGYNFGFNGSTLFTKVDKIHLETPELSIYRDKLVADDPSFKPLYSKLLRDLNMDLMVDSITVSNSVITYEEKLKADQPAGSIKFTNLDLNMSTVGNTQHAGELTKITADGLFQQSNLHVDWAFDVHDTSDAFRFSGNLGKLPAANINSFTGPNLNVGFEGTLQEIYFDISGNNNRSQTAMKMAYEDFKIDLMKKDGTGINKLLSGIANLFVANDSRKNGEKYREGNGEADRNKTQSVFNFVWISILSALIKTMT, from the coding sequence ATGAAAAAAACACTACTGTACGTTTTTATAGGCCTTTTGACAGTGGTGGTTGGAGGTTATTTCTATGCCAATTATCTTGTGAAAAGCAAGCTGGAATCTTTTCTAGCAGAACAGCTTTCACCTGAACTTGATTTTCAATATGGAGATCTGTATATGAGTACCTTCACAGGAACCATCTCGATTAAGGATATCAATGTTGAACTCTCCAATCAAACCGATACTCTAGTACACACCAGAGCTACCGTAGATAAGTTGTCCTTATCTGGTTTTGGCTATTGGAAGTTTTTTGTCAAGGATCAAATCCAGTTTGAGAGAATCAATATTGATAGAAACAACATTGTCTATTTCAAGGATAAATTCAAATCTACTGCGCAAATTGACACGATAAAGGCAAATCCGCTGGCGACGCTGGATAAAAGCGTACTTATCGAGAATGTGGATATTGGAGCTACATCATTTACTATTTATGACTCTTCCAAAGATTCTGTGGTGTTGCATGTTGCCAAAGCTGCATTTGCAGCGAGAGACGTTCGTACTGATGGGAAAACCATACGCAAACGTATTCCTGTTACTTACGAGGACGTGCATTTGGAAAGCGACTCATTATTTTTAAAAATCAGCCCTTTTGAAACGCTTAGTGTCGGGCATATGAGTTTGACCCAAGAAGACATCACGATCGATAGGCTTTCCATCAAACCTAAATTCTCTAAAACGCAGTACAAAAGACTTATTGATAAGGAACGCGATTATACCGTTCTTGACGTTCCGGTCGTTGAACTTCTAGGCTACAACTTCGGGTTTAATGGCTCAACCTTGTTTACTAAGGTGGACAAGATCCATCTAGAAACACCAGAGTTATCCATATATCGAGATAAGCTGGTAGCAGACGATCCAAGCTTCAAACCTCTGTACAGTAAATTGCTGAGAGATTTAAATATGGATCTCATGGTAGATAGCATCACGGTTTCCAACAGTGTGATTACCTATGAAGAAAAGCTTAAGGCAGATCAACCTGCAGGCTCCATCAAATTCACAAATCTGGATTTGAATATGTCCACCGTAGGTAACACGCAACACGCTGGAGAGCTCACAAAAATCACAGCCGATGGTCTTTTCCAACAAAGCAATCTGCATGTGGATTGGGCTTTTGATGTACATGACACCAGTGATGCCTTTAGATTTAGTGGAAATCTAGGGAAACTGCCTGCTGCAAATATCAATTCTTTCACAGGTCCCAACCTCAATGTAGGATTTGAAGGCACACTGCAGGAAATCTATTTTGACATTTCAGGGAACAATAACCGCTCACAGACCGCGATGAAAATGGCCTATGAAGACTTTAAGATCGACCTGATGAAAAAGGATGGTACAGGAATCAATAAGTTGCTCTCTGGTATCGCCAATCTATTTGTTGCTAATGATAGCCGTAAAAACGGTGAGAAATATCGTGAGGGAAATGGTGAAGCAGACCGCAACAAGACGCAATCTGTGTTCAATTTTGTGTGGATCAGTATTCTATCGGCCTTGATTAAGACGATGACTTAG
- a CDS encoding DUF3078 domain-containing protein, with product MRILMCLLLFLTSMVKLQAQDAGDDDVNQNGWKNTGKLQFLFNQSAFNADWTGGGTSSIAGSFAADLDFNYTEDRIAWENSISAEYGLTIQENEKFTRKTNDRIELNSVIGYEVNENDDTAYYSFFINAMTQATKGYVYATNEDGEITRTERTNMFSPGYFQAGPGFLYKKNKVLTLNVAPSTARLIMVDDMFTSAEDYEDGSYFGVAAGESRRYELGASINAVYKLKIMDNITMDNKLLIYSNYLDKPGNVDINYATNINMKVNDYISAKLIFQAIYDDNAVGAFQIREVSGLGLNYTL from the coding sequence ATGAGAATATTGATGTGCCTTTTACTTTTTCTAACCTCGATGGTAAAGCTACAGGCTCAAGATGCTGGAGATGATGATGTGAATCAAAACGGCTGGAAAAACACCGGCAAACTCCAGTTTCTATTCAATCAATCTGCCTTTAATGCAGACTGGACCGGTGGCGGTACATCCAGTATTGCGGGCAGTTTTGCAGCAGACCTTGATTTTAATTATACAGAAGATCGCATCGCATGGGAAAACAGCATTAGTGCAGAATACGGTCTAACCATTCAAGAAAATGAGAAGTTTACCCGCAAGACCAATGATAGAATAGAGCTTAACAGCGTCATAGGCTATGAAGTCAATGAAAATGACGACACGGCCTACTATTCGTTCTTTATCAACGCAATGACGCAAGCGACTAAAGGCTATGTCTATGCCACAAATGAAGATGGTGAGATCACAAGAACAGAGCGCACTAACATGTTTTCTCCAGGGTATTTTCAAGCCGGCCCAGGATTTTTGTACAAAAAGAATAAGGTGCTTACGCTTAATGTAGCGCCATCGACTGCACGATTGATCATGGTGGATGACATGTTTACCAGTGCAGAAGATTATGAGGACGGCAGTTACTTTGGCGTGGCAGCTGGAGAAAGTAGACGTTATGAACTAGGCGCCTCCATTAATGCGGTGTACAAGCTCAAGATCATGGACAACATTACCATGGACAACAAGCTGCTCATATATTCTAATTACTTGGATAAACCAGGAAACGTCGATATCAATTATGCGACTAACATCAACATGAAAGTCAACGATTATATTAGTGCCAAGTTGATCTTTCAAGCCATCTATGACGATAACGCCGTTGGTGCCTTCCAGATACGCGAGGTTTCAGGATTAGGGTTGAATTATACCTTGTAA